The Thalassotalea agarivorans region AGTGAATACTCACTTACCCAAGCAAGCAAAGAAGTTAGCCTACTTAACTACCACCAACAGTATCCAACGAATCAATTGGCGTATTTACACCTACTAAAACAATGTGCCATCAACGAACCAAGCTACTGCAGTGAGTCTTTTTACAGGAAAGCCGATGCGCTGTTTCCTAACAATGGCGCGCCAGACTTCATACGTGCCACTATTGCGGCCAAAAACAATAACCAAGCACAATTTGAACGTTTGATTGAATCCGCTGCAGAAAAAACCGCATTTGATTTCAAGTCTTTTGATTACAACGATTATTTCATTCACAGTTACACCAGTGTCAACGACATACCTATTGGTTATGCTGCCTTGAACAGTCAAGGTTATGTTGCAGCAATGGCTGTGCCCAACCCGACGCATGTTATAGAGCAGTGCGAACAAGCGTTTGATCAGAACCTATCGCTACATGAGAGCTGCTATATATTGGCGTCGACAATGTCTCGAAGTGGTGGGGAAATGATTGTACAAGCCATAGGCTTAAAGATTGAAGAAAACTATTTTCAACAAACCGGTAAGCCCGGCCTAGACGAGGTTTATGCGCAAAAGCAGCAATTTGAACAATCGCTCGACAAAATGCATCAATTGAACGGCATGACATTAAGTTTAGTGGATGAACAATTTGTTGAAGGTTGGTTATCGCGTGGCCTGAAAGGTGGCGAGCTTGCCGCACAAGCTTACGCAATAGAAGAATCTAAGCGGCTATCGCTTGATCAAAACTATCATCCCTGCTTATAGAAGGCTGCTGTATACATAATGAAGAAATGGATTATTATTATCATTCTTTTAGCGCTTTTCGTCGCTTATTTTTTTGGCCCTTCTGCACCTAGCAACGAAAAAGTAGAATCGCTAGCTGATGGTGAGCCTGAGATCTCAGGCGCGATAGAAAATACTTCGAAAAACAAAAACAAAGAACCTGTTGAAGATAAAGTTAATCTCGCTGAAGTTGCTTTAACAATGGATAAGCCTCGCGACTTTGAACAAGAATGTTTAGTCAAAATGACGGCTATTGCGATAAGCCAAGCAGACGTTTTTGATAATCTAGACAGCTATAGCGAATCTTTGCGCGATACGGGTGATATACAAGCGCAACTTAGCTACGCGTTAATGCATATAAATTATCCTGCTGTCTATGGAACAGAAACGACTATTGTAGAGCGGGAAGATATTTTGAATGAGCTTTATCAATTGTGGCGCGCAGACCAAAACGATAAAGCAGCCTACGCCTATTTGTTTCAGCAATGTATGGTCGAACAGGCTGAATATTGCTCTGACACGTTTTTATCTCAATATAGCACTGTTGACGCTGAAAATGCTTACTACGACCACCTGCTTTTTAACCAAGCCATAGCAAAGCAAGATGGAATCACTGCACAATATTACTTGGCGCAAGCGTCAAACAAAGCAAGGTATGACTTATACTTTTACAAACATGCTCGTATCATCAATCAAACACTTAACAGCCGATTAAATCTTAATAAAGGGCTAGCCTTTGCGCCGGCAATTAATGCAACAACCAAAAATTTACCAGCATATAACCCACTGATTGATTATTGCATAAAAAATGAATCTCTTTCGCCCGTTGATCTAGAGCATTGTGGTCAATTAGGACAGCTAATGGCTGAAAAAAGTCACGAATTGCTTTCACAAAGTATTGGCTATGAGCTTGAAGAAAGCTACTACAAAAAAACGGGAAAAACCGGCCTAGAAAAAGTTGCAATACAGCGACGAAGCTCTAAAGCAGTTAATCATTTGTTTAGTACAGTTCCAGTTTTCACGATGGCTGTTGTTGATGAAGATATAGCGGATTTATGGTTTCAAACAGGAGCCGAAGAAGGGGAAACAGCTGCGATGATCAAAATAGCGGTGAAAGTAACTGAGCTTGCAGATAATCCTGACTACCGCCCTTGCGGCAGTTAACCGGTAAGTTGTTGAAATTATCTGCACTTAACAATTTCTTACGTAGTTTTTCTTTCTACTTCAGGCAATCCTTTAGTATAATTACTATGCCTTCTAGGATGTTTGCATGTTAACGATGTCCCTGAGCCGATAAGTTTTACCTAAGGGAATTTATCGCTTGCTATTGCGCAAGCCCGACGCGTATCGGGAAGCCTACGGCAAGAGTGCGATTTCCGCCTTGAACACACGGTTGTTCAAGGGCTAAGTTGACAGCGGCATTCTGGAATGGCGATCAAAAAAAACGGCAACCTAAGTCGCCGTTTCCCATAGCTTTAAACTATTCTAAAAGTCCATTCTAAAGCCTAAACCAATTTGATCTTCACCTATATCTGATCCATCAGCACCCTTGGTAGAATCAAGTACCCCCTCGATATAAGCTGAAAAACCCTTCGTGAACTGATAATCGGTACCAAGGTATATATGAGTCAATTCATATTGATTTAACGGGCCGGAGCTTTCATCAGATAAGTAGTTGAAACCACCATGTACGCCCCAATTGTTCTCGAAGTTGTATTTAACCATCAACTCCGCACCCATAGCATCGGCCATAATCGAGTTTAAATCATTAATTTCGTGATATTCCATTGTGGTTAATACAAGTGCAGCATACAAACCTTTGTTGGCAAGAGAGCCATAGCTTGCACCAAAAGTTAAAAGCGTATCACTTACGTCTAAAGAGGGTAAAACACCAGCGTCGTCAATAATTTTTAAATTAGCTTTGTTATAAACTGCGCCAATCATCAAGCCAAAATCAAACGTGTACCCCACTTTCACAGCAAACGAGTTGTCATAAGCCAAATCAGTGTCTTCAATGATATCACCGGTATCGTCGTCTACGATGTAGATGGTTTCATCTGTAAACTGAAATTGTACACCTAAATCCAAACCACCTAAAATCTCTACGTCGTATTGCAATGCCTGTTCAGCACGACCGGTACCGGAAATACCACCGTCGATACCAAAGTTGTAAGTACCTGAGGCTTTACCACCAAAGACATAAAAATTATCGGTAACGCCACCAATATCGTAACTCAGCCCCCACTGCTTACCCAGTGTTAACTCACCTACGCCATCTTTTTTAATACCTACAAAACCTTTACGAATGAAGAAGCTTTCTCCATCTGCGCCAGCTGGTCTGAGACTGTTTCCGCCGGTGTTTCTGACAAACTCAACACCACCTACATTATTTGTTAATACCACACCCCATTCAGAGCGAGCAAAACCCGTCCAGCCATCGCCTAAATCTTTTGAAAAGATCAGCCATAAACGTGATGCGCCGTCTTCAACGGTATTAGTGTCTTTTCCTTGTAATATGAAGGCAGAATATGAAACCCCAAGGTCAACAGCCCCTACATCAGGATTATTATATAGCTCCGCGCCATTACTGCTTCCCGCAAATACTGCACTTGCGACCCCTACTGCTAACATTGATTTTGTCATTTTTAGCATAAGCTTCCCATTCTCTTAGCGATTGCTTGATCCAAAGTGGATTTTTATAAGTATTACCACCACTTAATACACATTTAACACATACAAATTTATAACATAATTATTACATCTATTCCTAATTTCACAACTTTAAGGTATATAGATTTAAAAACATATAGACGTCTAGACGTAAAAAACTGGAAATATAAAAATTACTCCGTATAATGCACGTCAATTACTTTGGGTAAATGCCCTTAAAAAAATTTTTGGAAAATATCATTATGTCGACCCA contains the following coding sequences:
- a CDS encoding porin, with amino-acid sequence MTKSMLAVGVASAVFAGSSNGAELYNNPDVGAVDLGVSYSAFILQGKDTNTVEDGASRLWLIFSKDLGDGWTGFARSEWGVVLTNNVGGVEFVRNTGGNSLRPAGADGESFFIRKGFVGIKKDGVGELTLGKQWGLSYDIGGVTDNFYVFGGKASGTYNFGIDGGISGTGRAEQALQYDVEILGGLDLGVQFQFTDETIYIVDDDTGDIIEDTDLAYDNSFAVKVGYTFDFGLMIGAVYNKANLKIIDDAGVLPSLDVSDTLLTFGASYGSLANKGLYAALVLTTMEYHEINDLNSIMADAMGAELMVKYNFENNWGVHGGFNYLSDESSGPLNQYELTHIYLGTDYQFTKGFSAYIEGVLDSTKGADGSDIGEDQIGLGFRMDF